A single genomic interval of Candidatus Bipolaricaulis anaerobius harbors:
- a CDS encoding rhodanese-like domain-containing protein produces MKRMAYLVLALGVVAGMAAAAPRLVVDPEVYDFGTAMDGTVIRFVVTLKNSGDSTLYISSVGYNCSCTSYSLAVRTLNPGESTTMTVTFNTRNYSSHAQPVSQLVTIHSNDPARPELPIVVRGIVRTLAPYEGTASLLEQDFYVLVDLRSAEDYARGHLLGAVNIPVAELSAHLGELPKSKIIYLYDATGIEATQAVQLLQQNAFTLARVLAGGLLGWWQAYGDLFFVWAPDAVRTPPTGTPYYGTWAVVQPSQLAKKYQYVVDLRSPPTYAAGHFPGAENVALATRDELVAWAARLPRPIPGTSLAIWIVDEDGSQACDVAQYLQGIGFTQARCLFGGVAAWRAQFGDELLFPER; encoded by the coding sequence ATGAAGCGGATGGCGTACTTGGTCCTGGCGTTGGGTGTGGTCGCGGGGATGGCCGCGGCTGCCCCCCGGCTGGTGGTGGACCCGGAGGTCTATGACTTCGGAACGGCGATGGACGGGACGGTCATCCGATTCGTCGTTACCCTGAAGAACAGCGGCGACAGCACGCTCTACATCAGCAGCGTGGGCTACAACTGCTCCTGCACGAGCTATTCCCTGGCTGTGCGGACCCTCAACCCGGGCGAGTCGACGACGATGACGGTCACGTTCAACACCCGGAACTACAGCAGCCACGCTCAGCCCGTCTCCCAGCTGGTGACCATCCACTCGAACGACCCGGCCCGACCCGAGCTGCCGATCGTGGTGCGCGGCATCGTCCGCACCCTTGCCCCCTACGAGGGCACAGCGTCCCTGTTGGAACAGGATTTCTACGTGCTCGTCGACCTTCGGTCGGCCGAGGACTACGCCCGGGGGCACCTCCTCGGCGCGGTGAACATCCCGGTCGCCGAACTCTCCGCGCACCTCGGGGAGCTCCCGAAGTCGAAGATCATCTACCTCTACGATGCAACGGGGATCGAGGCCACTCAGGCCGTCCAGCTTCTCCAGCAGAACGCGTTCACCCTCGCCCGTGTCCTCGCGGGTGGCCTCCTCGGATGGTGGCAGGCGTATGGGGACCTGTTCTTCGTGTGGGCCCCCGATGCAGTGCGGACCCCGCCGACGGGGACGCCGTACTACGGCACGTGGGCGGTGGTCCAGCCGTCCCAGCTCGCGAAGAAGTACCAGTACGTGGTGGACCTCCGCTCCCCGCCGACCTACGCTGCGGGCCACTTCCCAGGGGCGGAGAACGTGGCCCTCGCCACCCGGGATGAGCTCGTGGCGTGGGCGGCCCGCCTCCCGCGCCCGATCCCCGGGACGTCGCTTGCGATTTGGATTGTGGACGAGGATGGTTCCCAGGCGTGCGACGTGGCCCAATACCTGCAGGGGATCGGGTTCACCCAGGCGCGGTGCCTGTTCGGGGGGGTCGCGGCCTGGCGGGCCCAGTTCGGGGACGAGCTCCTCTTCCCGGAGCGGTAG
- a CDS encoding TlpA family protein disulfide reductase has product MRTVGMVVALILSGAVAAAAPVELHYFWSATCPDCQVMKAFLAELAQEYPDLAIVAHEVTFTPDNWRLMATLAQAYGLEKETTPTVFVGDLAVAGIGRAVELQIREEVERCLGAGCPSPLARLPQKLRPVLSPLEIAVLLAVGVLLILVVGGGG; this is encoded by the coding sequence GTGAGGACGGTAGGAATGGTGGTAGCACTCATCCTGTCGGGAGCGGTCGCAGCTGCGGCCCCGGTCGAGCTCCACTACTTCTGGTCCGCAACCTGCCCGGACTGCCAGGTGATGAAGGCGTTCCTGGCCGAGCTCGCCCAGGAGTACCCCGACCTCGCAATCGTTGCGCACGAGGTCACGTTCACCCCCGACAACTGGCGCCTCATGGCCACCCTTGCCCAGGCGTACGGCCTGGAGAAGGAGACCACGCCCACGGTGTTCGTGGGGGACCTGGCCGTGGCCGGAATCGGTCGGGCGGTGGAACTGCAGATCCGGGAAGAGGTGGAGCGCTGCCTCGGGGCCGGCTGTCCTTCCCCCCTGGCTCGCCTCCCCCAGAAGCTCCGCCCTGTGCTGAGCCCACTCGAGATCGCGGTGCTTCTGGCGGTGGGGGTGCTGCTGATCTTGGTCGTGGGCGGTGGAGGATGA